The Kineothrix sp. IPX-CK genomic interval GGAAAGCACGATCAGCTCGCACCTCGTTATCGCTTCTTCATAGCCTTTTACGAATATTTCCAATTCCTCATCAGAGACCTCCGGTCCCGGCTCAAGAAGCTCTGTAACATAGCCGTCCTTAGCTAGAACGTTAATGTTGCTCCTCGTCTCTCCTGCTACCCTGGTAAAGCGGCAGTCCGCTCCTATGCTATTCATGTAATCTTCAATAAACAACCCCGTATAACCGCCCAACAACCCGCATGTTGTAACGGGATATCCGCACTGCCTCAGTATCTTCGCCACATTAACGCCTTTTCCTCCCGCGATGTTCTGTGTCGTCTCTAGGCGGTTGACCTGTCCAAGAATCAGGGAGCCCGTCGTATACGTCTTATCCACTGCCGGATTCAATGTTACTGTTAAAATCATAGTCTTCCTCCTTCTTATTCTTCCTTATTTGTAATTTTGCAGGACGATTTGTATACTTTCCCTGCCTGCATAACTGTTGATGGAAGGATAATAAGTCATGCTTATGGTAATGTCCACTGCTGCGCCCTCAAGCATCCGCATTACGTTCCCCTTCCCTGCCTGTACGGCAAGAAACTCGTGAAACCTCTCCAGGTCTCCGAAGTATACCATCTCATAGGAACCGCCTTCTTCATCGTGTATTCGGTATTTGCCTACATTCTGATTCTTTCCCATTACTCTCGCATTTATAATATGTACGTTTTTCTGTGCAAAAACCGGTTTGCTGTTTCCTACGCCGAAAGGCTCCAAAAGCTCCAGCTCCCCGATGAGTTCCTTCGAAAGATAAGAAAAAGGCATCGCCGCATCGATATGCACCTTCTCCTCGTAATCTTCCTCAGTCAAACGGCAAACTTCGTTTATTTTTCTACGGAAACTTTCCACGTTTTCTTCCTCCATGGAAAGCCCGGCTGCCATTTTGTGTCCGCCATATTTTGTAAAATACTCCTTGCAAGCTGTCATTTCTTCATACATGTGATAGCCTTCGATGGAGCGCCCCGATCCCTTCACGCCATCCTCACCTCTGGTGAGCACAAAGACGGGTCTTCCGTACTTCTCCCGCAGCCGTCCCGCTATGATTCCTGCAAGGCTTTCATGACATTCCGGGAGATAAACGACGAGAACTTTGTCTTCCTTCCAGTCGTTTTTCTCGATACATTCCATCGCCTCCCCTGTTCCCTTTAATGTCATTTCCTTCCGGCTGTCGTTTAAATCCTTCAGTTCGGCAGCAATTTGCACCGCTTCCGAACGGCTCCTGCTGTTAAGAAGGCAAAGCGCCCTCCCTGCAGTATCCAGCCGTCCTGTGGCATTAATGC includes:
- the recJ gene encoding single-stranded-DNA-specific exonuclease RecJ, which translates into the protein MAQWFISAKKADFNKIAKKYNIDPVLARILRNRDVIEEEEIRKYLKGGRQDLYAPDLLKDMDKAVKLLCRKIKEGESIRVIGDYDADGICSSYILLRGLVACGGNVDTVIPHRIKDGYGLNDSLIEEAHSDGIDTIVTCDNGIAAAPQVAYAKELGMSVIVTDHHEIPYEEENGKRVYILPEADAVVNPKQEECVYPYKNICGGVVAYKVVQSLFSSLHPENEMEIIEELLEIAAFATVCDVMELRDENRIIVKCGLENMQHTRNQGLKALIEVCGLEGKMLSAYHIGFVLGPCINATGRLDTAGRALCLLNSRSRSEAVQIAAELKDLNDSRKEMTLKGTGEAMECIEKNDWKEDKVLVVYLPECHESLAGIIAGRLREKYGRPVFVLTRGEDGVKGSGRSIEGYHMYEEMTACKEYFTKYGGHKMAAGLSMEEENVESFRRKINEVCRLTEEDYEEKVHIDAAMPFSYLSKELIGELELLEPFGVGNSKPVFAQKNVHIINARVMGKNQNVGKYRIHDEEGGSYEMVYFGDLERFHEFLAVQAGKGNVMRMLEGAAVDITISMTYYPSINSYAGRESIQIVLQNYK